The following proteins are co-located in the Gammaproteobacteria bacterium genome:
- a CDS encoding octaprenyl diphosphate synthase, whose product MRLVGKDFNLLNRLIYSHLRSDVPLVGRVAQYLLNSGGKRIRPLLLMLVARALGCAPGGPQVRAGVIVEYIHSATLLHDDVVDEAEMRRGKSAANVLHGPAASVLVGDFLYSRAFQLIVELLEQRRAVEVLASTTNQIAEGEVMQLMNLNELAVTEEQYLEVIRRKTASLFEACARIGAILAHSDRDVEDAAARYGLELGMAYQITDDVLDYSGGEEAFGKNVGTDLKEGKTTLPMLHAMRVGSPAQQSVLRDALRTGGLGNLSGVMEAIESTGALKYAAGRAREASQRAADALSALPENRFREVLKSLARFAAERSY is encoded by the coding sequence TTGCGGTTGGTGGGGAAGGACTTCAACCTCCTCAACCGACTCATCTACAGCCACTTGCGCAGCGACGTTCCGCTGGTCGGGCGGGTAGCGCAATACCTCCTGAACTCGGGCGGCAAGCGCATACGCCCCCTGTTGCTGATGCTTGTGGCGCGCGCGCTGGGCTGCGCTCCGGGCGGCCCCCAGGTACGTGCCGGCGTCATCGTTGAATACATCCATTCGGCCACGCTGCTGCACGACGACGTCGTGGACGAGGCGGAAATGCGCCGCGGCAAGTCGGCGGCCAACGTGCTGCACGGGCCCGCGGCCAGCGTCCTGGTGGGCGATTTCCTCTACTCGCGCGCGTTTCAGTTGATCGTCGAACTGCTCGAGCAGCGCCGGGCCGTGGAGGTCCTCGCGTCCACCACCAACCAGATCGCCGAAGGCGAAGTCATGCAACTGATGAATCTGAACGAGTTGGCCGTGACCGAAGAGCAGTACCTCGAGGTCATTCGGCGCAAGACCGCCTCCCTGTTCGAGGCCTGTGCGCGGATCGGCGCCATCCTGGCGCACAGCGACAGGGATGTCGAAGACGCGGCCGCCCGCTACGGGCTCGAGCTCGGGATGGCCTACCAGATCACCGACGACGTGCTGGATTACTCCGGCGGCGAGGAAGCGTTCGGCAAGAACGTCGGCACCGACCTGAAGGAGGGAAAGACGACCCTGCCCATGCTTCATGCCATGCGGGTCGGGTCTCCCGCACAGCAGAGCGTGCTGCGCGATGCCCTGCGTACCGGGGGTCTGGGCAACCTTTCCGGCGTCATGGAAGCGATCGAATCCACGGGGGCGCTAAAATACGCCGCCGGGCGCGCACGTGAAGCTTCGCAGCGCGCCGCGGATGCCCTGTCCGCCCTGCCCGAAAACCGCTTTCGCGAAGTGTTGAAATCGCTGGCGCGGTTCGCGGCGGAGCGCAGTTACTAG
- the scpA gene encoding methylmalonyl-CoA mutase, with protein sequence MKKGQANGSLSSLPPDWAARAKKELKGADAAGLIWDTPEGIPVKPLYTIKDLEGLGHIRSLPGAPPYVRGPRATMYAGRPWTVRQYAGFSTAEESNAFYRRNIAAGQTGLSVAFDLPTHRGYDSDHPRALGDVGKAGVAIDTVEDMKRLFDGISLKEMSVSMTMNGAVLPVMAMYIVAAEEQGARLEDLSGTMQNDILKEFMVRNTYIYPPDPSMRIVGDIIAFSARNMPRFNPISISGYHMLEAGATAVQELGYTLADGLEYVRAAMSAGLDVDDFAPRLSFFFGIGMNFFMEAAKLRAARLLWAELMQERFAPGNPRSLMLRTHCQTSGVSLTSQDPYNNVIRTTVEALAAVLGGTQSLHTNSFDEALALPSDHSAHIARNTQLVLREETGVTRVADPLGGSYYVESLTASLAAGARELIREVENLGGMTRAIEAGVPKLRIEEAAARRQARMERGEDVVVGVNRYRVADEAEVELLDIDNRKVRESQLRRIAEVRSQRDEQACRTALAALREAASRDGTDLIAPALEATRRRATVGEISLAMEEVFGRHRAVAQTVSGVYSQAYEGDEEFAALQQRVREFGKREGRRPRILVAKLGQDGHDRGARVVASALADLGFDVDIGPLFQTPEEVARQAVENDVHLVGISSQAAGHRELAPRMIEALRAEGAEDVRVVIGGIIPRQDRKLLEDAGVALIFEPGANITAAATDMLALLEGEGE encoded by the coding sequence ATGAAAAAGGGCCAAGCGAACGGATCACTCTCCAGCTTGCCGCCGGATTGGGCGGCCCGAGCCAAAAAGGAGCTCAAGGGCGCCGACGCCGCGGGCCTGATCTGGGACACGCCGGAAGGGATCCCGGTCAAGCCGCTGTACACGATCAAGGACCTTGAGGGCCTTGGCCACATCCGCAGCCTGCCCGGCGCGCCGCCGTACGTGCGCGGGCCGCGCGCCACGATGTATGCCGGCCGGCCCTGGACCGTTCGCCAGTACGCGGGATTTTCCACCGCCGAGGAGTCCAACGCGTTCTACCGGCGCAATATCGCCGCCGGTCAGACGGGCCTGAGCGTCGCCTTCGACCTGCCCACGCACCGCGGCTACGACTCGGACCATCCGCGCGCCCTGGGCGATGTGGGCAAGGCCGGGGTGGCCATCGATACCGTCGAGGACATGAAGCGCCTGTTCGACGGCATTTCGCTCAAGGAGATGTCGGTGTCCATGACCATGAACGGGGCGGTGCTGCCGGTCATGGCCATGTACATCGTGGCGGCGGAAGAGCAGGGGGCCCGTCTCGAGGACCTTTCGGGCACCATGCAGAACGACATTCTCAAGGAGTTCATGGTCCGCAATACCTACATCTATCCGCCGGACCCCTCCATGCGGATCGTGGGCGACATCATCGCGTTCAGCGCCCGCAACATGCCGCGTTTCAATCCCATATCGATTTCCGGGTACCACATGCTGGAAGCGGGCGCCACGGCGGTTCAGGAACTGGGCTATACGCTGGCCGACGGCCTCGAGTACGTCCGCGCGGCCATGAGCGCCGGACTCGACGTGGACGACTTCGCTCCACGGCTGAGCTTCTTCTTCGGCATCGGCATGAACTTCTTCATGGAGGCGGCCAAATTGCGGGCCGCGCGGCTGTTGTGGGCGGAGCTGATGCAGGAGCGGTTCGCCCCGGGCAATCCCCGCTCGCTAATGCTGCGTACGCACTGTCAGACCTCCGGCGTAAGCCTTACCAGCCAGGATCCGTACAACAACGTGATTCGCACGACGGTCGAGGCGCTGGCAGCGGTACTGGGCGGCACGCAGTCGCTGCACACCAACAGCTTCGACGAGGCCCTCGCGTTGCCGAGCGATCATTCCGCGCACATCGCGCGCAACACGCAACTCGTGCTGCGCGAGGAAACCGGCGTGACCCGCGTTGCGGACCCGCTGGGAGGTTCGTACTATGTGGAGAGTCTTACCGCCTCCCTGGCGGCGGGGGCCCGCGAACTGATCCGCGAAGTGGAGAACCTGGGCGGCATGACGCGCGCGATCGAGGCCGGGGTTCCCAAGCTGCGCATCGAGGAGGCGGCCGCGCGCCGCCAGGCCCGGATGGAGCGCGGCGAGGACGTGGTGGTGGGGGTGAACCGGTACCGGGTTGCCGACGAAGCCGAGGTTGAACTGCTTGATATCGATAATCGCAAGGTGCGGGAAAGCCAGTTGCGACGGATCGCCGAGGTCCGGTCGCAGCGCGACGAGCAGGCCTGCCGGACTGCGCTTGCCGCGTTGCGGGAGGCGGCTTCGCGCGACGGGACCGATCTCATTGCTCCCGCTCTGGAAGCGACCCGCCGCCGGGCCACCGTCGGGGAGATCTCGCTTGCGATGGAAGAGGTGTTCGGCCGGCACCGGGCCGTCGCGCAAACCGTGAGCGGCGTGTATTCGCAGGCCTACGAAGGCGATGAGGAATTCGCCGCCCTGCAGCAGCGCGTGCGCGAGTTCGGGAAACGGGAAGGACGCAGGCCCCGGATCCTCGTGGCCAAGCTCGGCCAGGACGGGCACGATCGCGGCGCCCGGGTCGTCGCCTCGGCACTGGCCGACCTGGGTTTCGACGTGGACATCGGGCCGCTGTTTCAGACCCCCGAAGAGGTCGCGCGGCAAGCGGTCGAGAACGACGTGCACCTGGTGGGCATTTCGTCGCAGGCGGCGGGGCACCGGGAGCTGGCGCCGCGCATGATCGAGGCGCTGCGCGCCGAGGGCGCGGAGGATGTGCGGGTGGTGATCGGCGGAATCATTCCCAGGCAGGACCGCAAGCTGCTGGAGGATGCGGGGGTGGCGTTGATATTCGAGCCCGGCGCCAACATTACGGCCGCCGCAACGGACATGCTGGCGCTGCTGGAAGGAGAGGGAGAGTGA
- a CDS encoding DUF2064 domain-containing protein produces the protein MGLFRLNSSIAQRRVCALALVFRRPRERHGKRRLAASLDERSVVELCRLMLDCALEDLRVWRGPVVLVPEDRDDLDWARSLPTSRSDGRTPVTVLAQGAGNLGRRLERLDRALDAKQLKRRIYIGSDAPALKPRHYRRVIAGLGSYDTVLATARDGGVTMMATRRGWPSLAGLPWGTPGLAHALSAACRKTGRPALEIPGGFDVDRRSDLAPLARALRGDVRPSRRELHRWLVLNRLA, from the coding sequence ATGGGTCTATTCAGGCTGAATTCCAGCATAGCACAGCGGCGTGTTTGCGCGCTCGCGCTGGTGTTTCGCCGCCCGCGCGAGCGCCACGGCAAACGCCGCCTGGCGGCATCCCTGGACGAGCGGTCCGTCGTGGAGCTCTGCCGGCTGATGCTGGACTGCGCGCTGGAGGACCTTCGGGTCTGGCGCGGACCGGTCGTGCTGGTCCCGGAAGACCGCGACGATCTTGACTGGGCGCGCTCGTTGCCGACAAGTCGTTCGGACGGCCGGACGCCGGTCACGGTGCTTGCGCAGGGCGCCGGCAATCTGGGCAGGCGGCTGGAAAGGCTGGACCGGGCGCTCGACGCGAAGCAATTAAAACGCCGGATCTATATCGGCAGCGATGCGCCGGCGCTGAAGCCGCGGCACTACCGGCGCGTGATCGCAGGCCTTGGCAGCTACGACACGGTGCTGGCGACCGCCCGCGACGGCGGCGTAACGATGATGGCCACGCGGCGAGGCTGGCCTTCCCTGGCGGGGCTTCCCTGGGGCACGCCGGGCCTGGCCCATGCATTGAGCGCCGCCTGCCGCAAGACCGGCCGTCCGGCGCTTGAGATTCCCGGCGGATTCGACGTGGATCGCCGTTCGGACCTGGCGCCGCTGGCGCGGGCGCTGCGCGGCGATGTGAGGCCGTCGCGGCGCGAGTTGCATCGCTGGCTCGTGCTGAACCGGCTCGCCTGA
- a CDS encoding acyl-CoA carboxylase subunit beta: protein MLERLEEMRAASRAGGGEARVKRQHERGKLTARERLEVLLDADSFEEWDAFVEHRSTDFGMDKQRIPGDGVISGHGRINGRLVFVFSQDFTVFGGSLSETNARKICKVMEQAIKVGAPIIGLNDSGGARIQEGVASLGGYADVFQRNVLASGVVPQVSLVMGPCAGGAVYSPAITDFIFMVRGTSYMFVTGPDVVKTVTAEEITAEELGGADTHNSRSGVADRAFDDDVETLRMARLLMGYLPSSNRERAPSRPTDDPEDRAEPSLNSLVPTDPAKPYDIKELIYKVADESEFFEMQPDFARNIVTGFVRIAGETVGVVANQPAVLAGCLDIEASVKGARFVRFCDAFSIPLLTLVDVPGFMPGSQQEYGGIIRHGAKLLYAYAEATVPKVTVITRKAYGGAYDVMSSKHLRGDVNFAWPSAEIAVMGPQGAVEIIFRQDIGDAEKIAARTEEYRRKFAHPYVAAGHGYIDDVIEPSVTRAHLCRSFAMLRNKRIRDPWRKHGNIPL, encoded by the coding sequence ATGCTCGAGCGGCTGGAGGAGATGCGCGCGGCCTCGCGCGCCGGCGGCGGCGAGGCGCGCGTCAAGCGGCAGCACGAACGCGGTAAGCTGACGGCGCGCGAACGCCTGGAGGTGCTGCTCGACGCCGACAGCTTCGAGGAGTGGGACGCCTTCGTCGAGCACCGCAGCACCGATTTCGGCATGGACAAGCAACGCATCCCCGGCGACGGGGTGATATCCGGGCACGGGCGCATCAACGGCCGCCTCGTGTTCGTGTTCAGTCAGGATTTCACCGTCTTCGGCGGCTCGCTGTCGGAGACCAATGCCCGCAAGATCTGCAAGGTGATGGAGCAGGCCATCAAGGTGGGGGCGCCCATCATCGGCCTGAACGACTCCGGCGGCGCACGGATCCAGGAGGGGGTGGCCTCGCTGGGCGGCTATGCCGACGTTTTCCAGCGCAACGTGCTGGCTTCGGGCGTGGTCCCTCAGGTCTCGCTGGTGATGGGACCCTGCGCCGGCGGCGCCGTATATTCGCCGGCCATCACCGATTTCATCTTCATGGTGCGCGGCACTTCGTACATGTTCGTGACCGGGCCGGACGTGGTGAAGACGGTCACCGCCGAGGAAATAACCGCCGAGGAGCTGGGCGGGGCGGACACGCACAATTCCCGCTCCGGCGTTGCCGACCGGGCCTTCGACGACGACGTGGAGACGCTGCGCATGGCGCGCCTGCTGATGGGTTACCTGCCGTCCAGCAACCGCGAGCGCGCCCCGTCAAGACCGACCGACGACCCCGAAGACCGGGCCGAGCCTTCGCTCAACAGCCTTGTGCCCACCGATCCGGCCAAGCCGTACGACATCAAGGAACTGATCTACAAGGTGGCCGACGAGAGCGAGTTCTTCGAAATGCAGCCCGATTTCGCGCGCAACATCGTGACCGGCTTCGTGCGCATCGCCGGAGAAACGGTGGGCGTGGTGGCCAATCAGCCGGCGGTCCTGGCCGGCTGCCTGGACATCGAAGCTTCCGTCAAGGGCGCGCGATTCGTTCGCTTCTGCGACGCTTTTTCGATTCCGCTGCTGACGCTGGTGGACGTGCCGGGCTTCATGCCGGGATCGCAGCAGGAATACGGCGGCATCATCCGCCACGGCGCCAAGCTGCTTTACGCCTACGCCGAAGCCACCGTGCCCAAGGTCACCGTGATCACGCGCAAGGCATACGGCGGCGCCTACGACGTGATGTCATCCAAGCACCTGCGCGGCGACGTCAATTTCGCCTGGCCCAGCGCCGAGATCGCCGTGATGGGGCCGCAGGGCGCGGTGGAGATCATCTTCCGCCAGGATATCGGCGACGCGGAGAAGATCGCCGCCCGCACCGAGGAATACCGGCGCAAATTCGCCCACCCGTACGTCGCAGCGGGACACGGCTATATCGACGACGTGATCGAGCCTAGCGTGACCCGTGCGCACCTGTGCCGCTCCTTCGCCATGCTGCGCAACAAGCGCATCAGGGACCCCTGGCGCAAACACGGCAACATCCCGCTTTGA
- a CDS encoding DUF423 domain-containing protein: protein MPLVFVLLATLLLASSVFLGAYGTHGLYEAGAAMTEVRAWDWANQIHVAHSLGLLAVGLMLRRRPDIFFYKVAGWLLIAGIAVFSGTIYMKLLGGPDFAPLTPYGGMALAVAWISAAAGAWRDLR from the coding sequence ATGCCCCTGGTATTTGTCCTGTTGGCGACGCTGCTGCTGGCGTCATCCGTTTTTCTTGGCGCCTACGGAACGCACGGTCTTTACGAGGCGGGGGCGGCCATGACGGAAGTGCGCGCCTGGGACTGGGCGAACCAGATTCATGTGGCGCACTCCCTTGGATTGCTGGCCGTGGGGCTGATGCTGCGCCGCAGACCGGACATCTTTTTCTACAAGGTGGCCGGATGGCTGTTGATCGCGGGCATCGCGGTGTTTTCGGGCACGATCTACATGAAACTGCTGGGCGGTCCCGACTTCGCGCCGCTCACTCCCTATGGCGGGATGGCGCTCGCAGTCGCCTGGATCAGCGCCGCCGCCGGCGCCTGGCGCGACCTCCGCTAG
- the meaB gene encoding methylmalonyl Co-A mutase-associated GTPase MeaB, whose product MSGRIETLADGVLAGDRRSLARALTLVESERDVDRSAARELVERLQAGSSPARRIGITGPPGVGKSTLIEQLGLRLVEAGKRVCVLAIDPTSARTGGSILGDKTRMAELARKAGVFIRPSPTGDGSGALGGRTREALAVLGSGPFDYVVLETAGSGQADTDVADMVDVLVLVLAPGGGDELQGMKRGVRELSDLIVVNKADGETRQLARSTASDYARSVPAAGRDAVVSCSALEGTGLDELAERIADLADSAPDRQAAEQATDRDASGAIGRLNHVALATADVEQAAAFYRDVLGAEVSEPKPLPEHGVTTVFVRLPNTALELLEPLGEDSPIGGFLKRATSGGMHHICCEVDDILAARDRVREQGVRILGDGEPSIGAHGLPVLFLHPKDCFGVLIELEERASVESV is encoded by the coding sequence ATGAGCGGACGGATCGAAACTCTGGCGGACGGCGTGCTGGCCGGCGATCGCCGCAGCCTGGCGCGGGCGTTGACCCTGGTGGAGTCGGAGCGGGACGTTGACCGCAGTGCGGCGCGCGAGCTTGTCGAGCGGCTGCAGGCAGGGTCCAGTCCAGCCAGGCGAATCGGAATCACGGGCCCGCCCGGGGTCGGCAAGTCCACGCTGATCGAGCAACTCGGCCTGCGCCTAGTGGAGGCCGGCAAGCGCGTGTGCGTACTGGCCATCGATCCCACCTCGGCGCGCACCGGCGGCTCGATCCTGGGAGACAAGACGCGGATGGCCGAACTGGCGCGCAAGGCCGGCGTGTTCATACGGCCCTCGCCCACAGGCGACGGCAGCGGCGCCCTCGGCGGCCGAACGCGCGAAGCCCTTGCCGTGCTGGGCAGTGGCCCCTTCGACTACGTGGTGCTCGAAACGGCCGGTTCGGGACAGGCCGACACGGATGTCGCCGATATGGTGGACGTGCTCGTGCTGGTGCTGGCGCCCGGCGGGGGCGACGAGTTGCAGGGCATGAAGCGCGGGGTCCGGGAGCTGTCCGACCTGATCGTCGTCAACAAGGCTGACGGCGAAACGCGTCAACTGGCCCGCTCAACGGCGTCCGACTACGCGCGTTCCGTCCCCGCGGCGGGGCGCGACGCGGTGGTCAGTTGCTCGGCGCTGGAGGGGACCGGCCTGGACGAACTCGCTGAACGGATCGCCGATCTGGCCGACTCGGCGCCGGACAGGCAGGCGGCGGAGCAGGCAACGGATCGCGATGCGTCGGGCGCGATCGGCCGGCTGAACCACGTGGCGCTGGCCACGGCCGACGTGGAACAGGCCGCCGCGTTTTATCGCGATGTGCTGGGCGCCGAGGTTTCGGAACCGAAGCCGCTGCCCGAGCACGGCGTCACGACCGTCTTTGTCCGGTTGCCCAACACCGCGCTGGAGCTGCTGGAACCGCTGGGCGAGGACTCGCCGATCGGCGGATTTCTCAAGCGCGCGACGTCGGGCGGGATGCACCATATCTGCTGCGAGGTCGATGACATCCTGGCGGCGCGCGACCGGGTGCGCGAGCAGGGCGTGCGCATACTGGGGGACGGCGAACCCAGCATCGGCGCGCATGGCCTGCCGGTGCTGTTCCTGCATCCCAAGGACTGTTTCGGCGTGCTGATCGAGCTCGAGGAACGTGCTAGTGTTGAGTCCGTTTAA
- a CDS encoding ACP S-malonyltransferase, whose protein sequence is MNTGMLVFPGQGAQYAGMGNDLYETFDAARRIYDEAGEALGYDMRELSFSDPEGQIGLTRYTQPALLTHSIACLRVTEAQSGGELTPLAAAGHSLGEYSALVAAGALAFDDALRLVGERGRLMGEYGEGGMLALAMDAEEARQLADRHCCQVAGLNLPTQTVVGGTHADLEQLATDLAENYPRKRGTPLATEGAFHTYLMVTAAREFRDVLKRTEFRPPRCPVLSNYTARPHDPAPDAVRTRLFFQLINPVNWVGCMQWAVENGVRSFLELGGGIGRGETPAEKRPNLQGILRKYCRGAGHEAEISAVINADDAHALKPG, encoded by the coding sequence ATGAACACGGGAATGCTGGTATTCCCCGGCCAGGGCGCGCAGTACGCCGGCATGGGGAACGATCTCTACGAGACCTTCGACGCGGCCCGCAGGATTTACGACGAGGCCGGCGAGGCGCTCGGCTACGACATGCGCGAGCTCAGCTTCAGCGACCCCGAAGGACAAATCGGGCTGACCCGCTATACGCAACCCGCGCTGCTGACCCATTCGATCGCCTGCCTGCGGGTAACGGAAGCGCAGTCGGGCGGCGAATTGACCCCGCTGGCCGCGGCCGGACACAGCCTGGGCGAGTACAGCGCGCTGGTTGCCGCCGGGGCGCTGGCATTCGACGATGCGCTACGCCTGGTCGGCGAGCGCGGCCGGCTGATGGGCGAGTACGGCGAAGGCGGCATGCTGGCGCTCGCGATGGATGCCGAAGAAGCGCGGCAGCTCGCCGACAGGCACTGCTGCCAGGTGGCCGGCCTGAACCTGCCGACCCAGACGGTCGTGGGCGGCACCCACGCCGACCTGGAGCAACTGGCCACCGACCTGGCGGAAAACTATCCGCGCAAGCGGGGTACGCCCCTGGCCACGGAGGGCGCATTCCACACCTATCTCATGGTGACGGCGGCGCGGGAGTTCCGCGACGTGCTCAAGCGCACGGAATTCCGCCCTCCCCGTTGCCCGGTGCTGTCCAATTACACGGCCCGGCCGCACGATCCGGCGCCGGACGCCGTCCGGACCCGGCTCTTCTTTCAGCTCATCAACCCGGTGAACTGGGTCGGTTGCATGCAGTGGGCGGTGGAGAACGGCGTGAGGTCATTCCTGGAACTGGGCGGCGGCATCGGGCGGGGCGAAACGCCCGCGGAGAAGCGGCCGAACCTGCAGGGCATCCTCAGAAAATACTGCCGCGGCGCCGGCCACGAAGCCGAAATCAGCGCCGTCATCAACGCCGACGACGCACACGCGCTGAAACCGGGCTAG
- a CDS encoding glycosyltransferase, producing MDVSVVIPVYRDRQALERMLEALARLDPRPSEIIIVDGGSEPEIEALCAEAGCRYLASRACRGNQMDRGARAASNELLWFLHADNAPRPDSIAVIRAHMGTGTVGGWFRFVFERERCWQARLLAFLINLRARVGTPYGDQGLFMHRDAYRQAGGFPPRALFEEPPLVKRLRKSGRFAPVPAALGVSARRWKRDGWFRRSLRNRLLALAYILRRSPDELARGYFRRG from the coding sequence ATGGACGTTTCCGTCGTCATCCCCGTATACCGCGACCGGCAGGCGCTGGAGCGCATGCTCGAGGCACTCGCGAGGCTCGATCCGCGGCCGTCGGAGATCATCATCGTGGATGGCGGGAGCGAACCGGAGATCGAGGCGCTGTGCGCCGAAGCAGGCTGTCGCTATCTCGCGTCCCGCGCATGCCGGGGCAATCAGATGGATCGCGGCGCGCGCGCGGCGTCAAATGAACTGTTGTGGTTTCTGCATGCCGACAACGCGCCGCGGCCGGACTCCATTGCCGTTATTCGCGCACACATGGGCACGGGGACCGTAGGCGGCTGGTTCCGATTCGTTTTCGAACGCGAGCGTTGCTGGCAGGCGCGGTTGTTGGCCTTTCTGATCAACCTGCGTGCGCGAGTCGGAACGCCGTACGGCGATCAGGGACTCTTCATGCACCGCGATGCGTATCGTCAAGCCGGGGGCTTTCCCCCTCGCGCGCTGTTCGAAGAACCACCGCTCGTGAAGCGCCTGCGGAAATCGGGGCGGTTCGCGCCCGTGCCGGCTGCCCTGGGCGTGTCGGCCCGGCGGTGGAAGCGTGATGGGTGGTTCAGGCGCAGCCTCAGGAATCGGCTGCTGGCCCTGGCGTATATCCTGCGCCGTTCCCCCGATGAGTTGGCGCGGGGCTATTTTCGGCGCGGTTAA
- a CDS encoding valine--pyruvate transaminase: protein MQYSNFVRTFNAHSGAKELMEDMVCNPPGIDTVYRLGGGNPAIIPEVAELFRAELAKIAADSKRFDQMASIYSEPLGDHHFREALADLLREEYGWPLTAANVALTPGSQLGFYFLFQLFGGVGPGGKRRRIIIPLCPEYIGYKGLLADKSDVASRRSVIHKLPDRLFKYGLRMDGLEDIEDMGAIVVSRPTNPTGNVIRESELARLDEVAKARNVPLIVDNAYGLPFPGMIYVNASPQWNENTILTMSLSKIGLPALRTGIVVANEEVTEILGRVNALTQLAVGAAGAALVAPLLENRELLRIAREMIRPFYQRKVTEAVGFCHETLTACDYHIHKPEGSMFLWLWFPGLNDNRVLYRRLKARGVMILSGSEFFPGLRKAWAHSRECIRINVCGNADMVFEGLRIIGEEASRLQAKAA from the coding sequence ATGCAGTACTCCAATTTTGTCAGGACCTTCAACGCCCACAGCGGCGCGAAGGAGTTGATGGAAGACATGGTATGTAACCCGCCCGGGATCGACACTGTATATCGCCTGGGCGGCGGCAATCCTGCGATTATTCCCGAAGTGGCCGAATTGTTCCGCGCCGAACTGGCAAAGATCGCCGCGGATTCCAAGCGTTTCGACCAGATGGCCTCCATCTACTCGGAACCCCTCGGCGATCACCATTTCCGTGAAGCCCTGGCGGACCTTCTGCGTGAGGAATACGGCTGGCCGCTCACCGCAGCGAACGTAGCGCTCACACCGGGCAGCCAGCTGGGCTTCTATTTCCTGTTCCAACTGTTTGGCGGAGTCGGCCCCGGCGGCAAGCGCCGCCGCATCATCATTCCGTTGTGTCCGGAGTACATCGGCTACAAGGGGCTGCTCGCAGACAAGTCAGATGTGGCATCCAGGCGATCGGTCATTCACAAGCTTCCCGACCGGCTGTTCAAGTACGGCCTGCGCATGGATGGCCTTGAGGATATTGAGGACATGGGTGCGATTGTCGTATCGCGTCCCACCAATCCCACCGGCAACGTGATCCGCGAGAGCGAACTGGCGAGGCTGGACGAGGTGGCGAAAGCGCGCAACGTACCCCTGATCGTGGACAACGCCTACGGCCTGCCGTTCCCGGGCATGATTTACGTGAATGCCTCGCCGCAATGGAATGAAAACACCATTCTGACCATGAGCCTGTCGAAGATCGGACTGCCGGCCCTGCGCACAGGCATCGTGGTGGCCAACGAGGAAGTAACCGAGATCCTGGGCCGAGTCAATGCGCTGACTCAACTCGCGGTGGGCGCCGCTGGAGCGGCGCTTGTGGCGCCCTTGCTGGAGAACCGTGAATTGCTGCGGATTGCGCGAGAGATGATCCGGCCCTTCTACCAGCGCAAGGTAACCGAGGCTGTGGGCTTTTGCCACGAGACCCTCACCGCATGCGACTATCACATCCATAAACCCGAAGGCTCGATGTTTCTCTGGCTGTGGTTTCCCGGCCTTAACGACAACCGGGTCCTGTACCGCCGGCTCAAGGCGCGCGGCGTCATGATCCTTTCCGGAAGCGAATTCTTTCCCGGGCTGCGAAAGGCTTGGGCCCACTCGCGCGAATGCATAAGGATCAACGTATGCGGGAACGCCGACATGGTATTCGAAGGGCTGAGGATCATCGGCGAGGAAGCTTCCCGCCTGCAAGCAAAGGCAGCCTGA